Proteins encoded together in one Amblyomma americanum isolate KBUSLIRL-KWMA chromosome 1, ASM5285725v1, whole genome shotgun sequence window:
- the LOC144116446 gene encoding uncharacterized protein LOC144116446, which produces MEASDTNSGAAVTERCTTPRCVSAEGSAGEAQNAGDERPRTTNDRLHPFSNVAISVTWMKVPSVTVDSLAYAYCEAEKNNFANLFIEKMVAFAKPLLDVQSVVATVYLRGREKSKHIVTTCEEAETLIKEVALTNLFDGCGIKPASGKHASYKGMIFSEKCSLSVRSEGESCAFCKYQRILAQNQACRKKSTSEIARKSDEKKQCRNISRSLSRTEKKLANARVQVAHMKERTEALSEETFNSKIKSLPSKHQLVVKSCFLAARRKSHKGMRYDDEWILECMLMRMRSPKLYEHFRRQSIMVLPGRTCLKKYLQRFKGGFGLSTKAFDALNEKTKTMDAYSRHGGLVIDEIKLSEHLNVKSVGDIEGFVDLLRGHTPADQKNVLADHGMIVLFQPFTGKWTQILGVFASKGNVKAPALAKIILETTVLAEKAGLCVDCITCDGASWNRSMWRLFGIQGSPSHVRSSTKHPVDPKRQLYFLSDFPHLKNVRNGFVGK; this is translated from the exons ATGGAAGCATCTGACACCAACAGCGGAGCTGCAGTAACTGAAAGGTGCACCACCCCacgctgtgtttctgcagaaggaagcgctggcgaagcgcaaaatgctggtgacgaacgaccacgaacaaccaacgatcgtctccatccattctccaacgtcgctatttcagtgacatggatgaaagtgccatccgtgacagtcgattcattagcgtacgcctattgtgaggctgaaaaaaataacttcgctaacctcttcattgaaaagatggtagcatttgcaaagccattacttgatgtacaatcagtggtagccacggtttacctcaggggaagggaaaagtcaaaacacatcgtcacaacttgcgaagaggccgaaactttgatcaaggaagttgccttgacaaatctttttgatggatgcggcataaagccggcctcaggaaagcacgcctcctacaaaggcatgattttttctgagaagtgttcattatctgtgaggtctgaaggagaatcctgcgctttctgcaagtaccaaaggattctggctcaaaaccaagcgtgcagaaaaaaaagcacaagtgaaattgccagaaaatctgatgaaaagaaacagtgcaggaacatttcTCGAAGCCTGTCAAGAACCGAGAAAAAATTGGCAAATGCAAGGGTACAGGTGGCTCACATGAAAGAGCGAACTGAGGCTCTTAGTGAAGAGAcatttaacagcaaaattaaatctcttccctcaaagcaccagctggttgtaaagagttgtttccttgctgcaaggcgaaaatcacacaagggaatgcgatacgatgatgagtggattttagaatgtatgctgatgaggatgcgaagcccgaagttgtatgaacatttccgcagacagtctattatggttctgccaggacgaacttgcctgaaaaagtacctacagcgcttcaagggtggctttggcctcagtacaaaggccttcgatgccctaaatgaaaaaacaaagaccatggatgcttacagtcgtcacggtggcctcgtcattgacgaaataAAGCTTTCGGAGCACCTAAATGTGAAATCAGTTG gtgatattgaaggctttgttgacctCCTTAGAGGTCATACACCTGCTGaccagaagaatgtgctggcagaccatgggatgatagtgctgtttcagccatttactg gaaaatggacgcaaatcctcggtgtttttgcctcaaagggcaatgtgaaggccccagcactggcgaaaatcattttggaaaccacagtccttgcggaaaaggctggtctgtgcgtggattgcataacatgcgacggtgccagctggaataggagcatgtggcggctgtttggaatacagg gttctccaagccacgttcggagcagcaccaaacacccagtggatcctaaaaggcagctctattttttgtcagattttccacacctgaagaatgtgagaaatggatttgttggaaaatga